The proteins below are encoded in one region of Corynebacterium sphenisci DSM 44792:
- the pknB gene encoding Stk1 family PASTA domain-containing Ser/Thr kinase, which translates to MTELREGDLLDGRYRIGPLIARGGMSAVHRATDTRLGREVAAKVMDPRFREDEAFRVRFSREARAVAAMSDETLVNVYDQGVDDAGHVFLVMELVEGGTLRELLRERGPMPPHAAVAVLAPVLRALSLAHARGIVHRDIKPENVLIGAGGKVKLADFGLVRAAADASVTSNSVIVGTVGYLSPEQVDGREVTPASDVYAAGVLLFEMLTGRTPFTGDSTLAVALQRLDRDVPPPSDLIDGVPLELDDLVARACARRPADRFADAAEFAAELDRVTAALALPAFRVPAPADSAAARAAAAAGGAAADAAGTTVLPGPGGAAGADPAAGATPVDLPHPDEAGTGILDALGDPDRHTRLDRPRPPLDYDPDGDFAGAGGGDPAPAAGGARPAARPARPAAGRRRSRTGFAIWLILALVGVFAIGIGAWWLGSGRYGEVPSITGMARPAAVAAVDAAGFEPVAGEMYSDEVPAGVVGDASPPAGTRLVRGRPVEVRVSLGRPTVPALPADGSPARYSELLRERTLVERAGEAVYSDEVPEGKVAGAEPEPGRTVAVGSAVTVHLSRGPAPVPVPDLVGMAEADARRVLAEAGLAVAGIERRFDARAGAAEVLGTAPEAGTPMARGSEVGLTVNSGVEVPDVSGMTEERATRALREAGLIVDEVAVAADSTRDAGRVEATSPAAGEVVDPEDPRVVLRVSDRVEVPRLIGRRLRDAREVAERAGLELAVTGDAGDGDTVITQSPRPGRGAHEGDTVTVRTL; encoded by the coding sequence GTGACTGAACTGCGCGAAGGCGATCTCCTCGACGGCCGCTACCGGATCGGGCCGCTCATCGCGCGCGGCGGCATGTCCGCGGTGCACCGGGCCACCGACACCCGGCTGGGCCGGGAGGTCGCGGCGAAGGTGATGGACCCGCGCTTCCGGGAGGACGAGGCCTTCCGGGTGCGCTTCTCCCGGGAGGCCCGGGCGGTGGCCGCGATGAGCGACGAGACCCTGGTCAACGTCTACGACCAGGGCGTCGACGACGCCGGCCACGTCTTCCTGGTGATGGAGCTGGTCGAGGGCGGCACCCTGCGCGAGCTGCTGCGCGAACGCGGCCCGATGCCGCCGCATGCCGCGGTGGCGGTGCTCGCCCCGGTGCTGCGCGCGCTGTCCCTGGCGCATGCCCGGGGCATAGTGCACCGGGACATCAAACCGGAGAACGTGCTCATCGGCGCCGGGGGGAAGGTCAAGCTCGCCGACTTCGGGCTGGTGCGCGCCGCCGCGGACGCCTCGGTGACCTCCAATTCGGTGATCGTGGGCACCGTGGGCTACCTCTCCCCCGAGCAGGTCGACGGCCGGGAGGTGACCCCGGCCTCGGACGTGTACGCCGCGGGGGTGCTGCTCTTCGAGATGCTCACCGGGCGCACCCCCTTCACCGGGGACTCCACCCTGGCGGTGGCGCTGCAGCGGCTGGACCGGGACGTGCCCCCGCCCAGCGACCTCATCGACGGGGTGCCCCTGGAGCTCGACGATCTGGTGGCCCGGGCCTGCGCCCGCCGGCCGGCGGACCGCTTCGCCGACGCCGCGGAGTTCGCCGCGGAGCTGGATCGGGTCACCGCGGCCCTGGCGCTGCCGGCGTTCCGGGTGCCGGCGCCGGCCGATTCCGCGGCCGCCCGCGCCGCCGCGGCCGCCGGGGGCGCCGCCGCGGATGCCGCCGGCACCACGGTGCTGCCGGGCCCCGGCGGGGCCGCCGGGGCGGATCCCGCCGCCGGGGCGACCCCGGTGGATCTGCCGCACCCGGACGAGGCCGGCACCGGGATCCTGGACGCCCTCGGCGACCCGGATCGGCACACCCGCCTGGACCGGCCCCGGCCGCCGCTGGACTACGACCCGGACGGGGACTTCGCCGGCGCCGGGGGCGGGGACCCCGCCCCCGCCGCCGGCGGGGCGCGCCCGGCGGCCCGGCCGGCCCGGCCCGCCGCGGGCCGGCGGCGCTCCCGCACCGGGTTCGCGATCTGGCTGATCCTGGCCCTGGTGGGGGTGTTCGCGATCGGCATCGGCGCCTGGTGGCTGGGCTCCGGGCGCTACGGGGAGGTGCCCTCCATCACCGGGATGGCCCGGCCCGCGGCGGTCGCCGCGGTCGACGCCGCCGGATTCGAGCCGGTGGCCGGGGAGATGTACAGCGATGAGGTGCCGGCCGGGGTGGTCGGCGACGCCAGCCCGCCGGCCGGCACCCGGCTGGTGCGCGGCCGGCCGGTGGAGGTGCGGGTGTCGCTGGGCCGGCCCACGGTGCCGGCGCTGCCCGCCGACGGCTCCCCGGCCCGCTACTCGGAGCTGCTGCGCGAGCGCACCCTGGTGGAGCGCGCCGGGGAGGCGGTGTACTCCGATGAGGTGCCCGAGGGCAAGGTCGCCGGCGCGGAACCGGAGCCGGGCCGCACCGTGGCGGTCGGCTCCGCGGTCACCGTGCACCTGTCCCGGGGCCCGGCCCCGGTGCCGGTGCCGGATCTGGTGGGCATGGCCGAGGCCGACGCCCGCCGGGTGCTGGCGGAGGCGGGTCTGGCGGTGGCCGGGATCGAGCGCCGCTTCGACGCGCGGGCCGGTGCCGCGGAGGTGCTCGGCACCGCCCCGGAGGCGGGCACCCCGATGGCCCGGGGCAGCGAGGTGGGCCTCACCGTCAACTCCGGGGTGGAGGTGCCGGACGTGTCCGGGATGACCGAGGAGCGGGCCACCCGGGCGCTGCGCGAGGCCGGGCTCATCGTCGACGAGGTGGCGGTGGCGGCGGACTCCACCCGCGACGCCGGCCGGGTGGAGGCGACCTCCCCGGCGGCCGGGGAGGTCGTCGACCCGGAGGATCCGCGGGTGGTGCTGCGGGTCTCCGACCGGGTGGAGGTGCCCCGGCTCATCGGCCGCCGGCTGCGCGACGCCCGGGAGGTCGCCGAGCGCGCCGGCCTGGAGCTGGCGGTCACCGGCGACGCCGGCGACGGTGACACGGTGATCACCCAGTCCCCGCGGCCGGGCCGCGGCGCCCACGAGGGCGACACGGTCACCGTGCGCACCCTCTAG
- a CDS encoding class II 3-deoxy-7-phosphoheptulonate synthase, whose product MSWTIDVPLAELPDLPPLPGGIQERFDDAVARRALQQPSWDPAKARQVRKILESVPPIVVAPEIRRLQGELADVANGRAFLLQGGDCAETFESNTEPHIRANIKTLLQMAVVLTYGASTPVVKMARIAGQYAKPRSKDIDGDGLLSYRGDMVNGVEPTEAARVHDPARMVRAYANASAAMNLVRALTGSGTADLHRLHEWNREFVNDSPAGARYEDLAAEIDHALSFMAACGVSDSNLQTAQIYCSHEALVVDYERAMLRLAEDNDGAKALYDLSAHQLWIGERTRGLEDFHVAFAALIGNPVGVKIGPTTTPEEAVAYVERLDPLNQPGRLTLTSRMGNDKVRAALPPIVEAVEATGHKVIWQCDPMHGNTYSASNGYKTRHFDRIVDEVQGFFEVHRRLGTHPGGMHIELTGEDVTECLGGAQDICDVDLPGRYASACDPRLNTQQSLELAFLVAEMLRN is encoded by the coding sequence GTGAGTTGGACCATTGACGTACCCCTGGCCGAACTGCCCGATCTGCCCCCGCTGCCGGGGGGGATCCAGGAGCGCTTCGACGACGCCGTGGCGCGGCGCGCCCTGCAGCAGCCCTCCTGGGATCCGGCGAAGGCGCGGCAGGTGCGCAAGATCCTGGAGTCGGTGCCGCCCATCGTGGTCGCCCCGGAGATCCGGCGGCTGCAGGGCGAGCTCGCCGACGTCGCCAACGGGCGGGCCTTCCTGCTGCAGGGCGGCGACTGCGCGGAGACCTTCGAGTCCAACACCGAACCGCATATCCGGGCCAATATCAAGACCCTGCTGCAGATGGCGGTGGTGCTCACCTACGGCGCCTCCACCCCGGTGGTGAAGATGGCCCGGATCGCCGGCCAGTACGCCAAGCCCCGGTCGAAGGACATCGACGGCGACGGGCTGCTCAGCTACCGCGGGGACATGGTCAACGGGGTGGAGCCCACCGAGGCCGCCCGGGTGCACGACCCGGCCCGGATGGTGCGCGCCTACGCCAACGCCTCCGCGGCGATGAACCTGGTGCGCGCGCTCACCGGCTCCGGCACCGCCGATCTGCACCGGCTGCACGAGTGGAACCGGGAGTTCGTCAACGACTCCCCGGCCGGGGCCCGCTACGAGGACCTGGCCGCGGAAATCGACCATGCGCTGTCCTTCATGGCCGCCTGCGGGGTGTCCGACTCCAATCTGCAGACCGCCCAGATCTACTGCTCGCACGAGGCCCTGGTGGTCGACTACGAGCGGGCGATGCTGCGCCTGGCCGAGGACAACGACGGGGCGAAGGCGCTCTACGACCTCTCCGCGCACCAGCTGTGGATCGGGGAGCGCACCCGCGGCCTGGAGGACTTCCACGTCGCCTTCGCCGCGCTCATCGGCAACCCGGTCGGGGTGAAGATCGGGCCGACCACCACCCCGGAGGAGGCGGTGGCCTACGTCGAGCGCCTGGACCCGCTCAACCAGCCGGGCCGGCTGACCCTGACCTCCCGGATGGGCAATGACAAGGTCCGCGCCGCGCTGCCGCCCATCGTGGAGGCGGTGGAGGCCACCGGGCACAAGGTGATCTGGCAGTGCGATCCGATGCACGGCAACACCTACTCCGCCTCCAACGGGTACAAGACCCGGCACTTCGACCGGATCGTGGACGAGGTGCAGGGCTTCTTCGAGGTGCACCGGCGGCTGGGCACCCACCCCGGCGGCATGCACATCGAGCTCACCGGGGAGGACGTCACCGAGTGCCTGGGCGGCGCCCAGGACATCTGCGACGTGGATCTGCCGGGCCGCTACGCCTCCGCCTGCGACCCCCGGCTGAACACCCAGCAGTCCCTGGAGCTGGCCTTCCTGGTCGCGGAGATGCTCCGCAACTAG
- a CDS encoding polyadenylate-specific 3'-exoribonuclease AS, which produces MRYFYDTEFIEDGRTIDLISIGVVAEDGREFYAVSAEFDERAAGPWVRAHVLGQLPSPGSGLWMPRARIRDRLTEFLLPAGGGDPELWAWVGAYDHVVLAQLWGDMTRLPRRLPRYTRELKQHWEAAGRPTLPAQPSGRHDALADARHNLARFRAIEAHRERARGR; this is translated from the coding sequence GTGCGCTACTTCTACGACACCGAGTTCATCGAGGACGGACGCACCATCGACCTGATCTCGATCGGGGTCGTCGCCGAGGACGGCCGGGAGTTCTACGCCGTCTCCGCGGAATTCGACGAGCGCGCCGCCGGGCCCTGGGTGCGCGCCCACGTGCTCGGCCAGCTGCCCAGCCCCGGCTCCGGGCTGTGGATGCCCCGGGCGCGGATCCGGGATCGGCTGACGGAGTTCCTGCTGCCCGCCGGGGGCGGGGACCCCGAGCTGTGGGCCTGGGTGGGCGCCTACGACCACGTGGTGCTCGCCCAGCTGTGGGGGGACATGACCCGGCTGCCCCGCCGGCTGCCCCGGTACACCCGGGAGCTGAAGCAGCACTGGGAGGCCGCGGGCCGGCCGACGCTGCCCGCCCAGCCCTCCGGCCGCCATGACGCGCTGGCCGACGCCCGGCACAACCTGGCCCGGTTCCGGGCCATCGAGGCGCACCGGGAGCGGGCCCGGGGGCGCTGA
- a CDS encoding lysophospholipid acyltransferase family protein has product MTIWWYRFFKYILIGPFLRVWNRPRTQGLGRIPEEGAVILASNHLAVLDSFYLPLVFRRQMTFLAKKEYFTGTGFVGAVQRFFFTVVGQVPIDRTSGDAARDALVAGLKVLDGGDVLGMYPEGTRSPDGRLYRGKTGVARVALASGAKVYPVGMINTERANPPNTWRVLPHRIGVRIGEPLDPADYRDRGDEYACARALTDDLMRALQNLTGQTYVDAYSAEVKAALAAGEGYPAGAEPGGALEAAAPAGALRWWRGR; this is encoded by the coding sequence GTGACTATTTGGTGGTACCGGTTCTTCAAGTACATCCTCATCGGGCCCTTCCTGCGGGTGTGGAACCGGCCCCGCACCCAGGGGCTGGGGCGGATCCCGGAGGAGGGCGCGGTGATCCTGGCCTCCAACCACCTCGCGGTGCTGGACTCCTTCTACCTGCCCCTGGTGTTCCGCCGGCAGATGACCTTCCTGGCGAAGAAGGAGTACTTCACCGGCACCGGGTTCGTCGGCGCGGTGCAGCGCTTCTTCTTCACCGTGGTCGGCCAGGTGCCCATCGACCGCACCTCCGGCGACGCCGCCCGGGACGCGCTGGTCGCCGGGCTGAAGGTGCTCGACGGCGGGGATGTGCTGGGCATGTACCCGGAGGGCACCCGCTCCCCGGACGGCCGGCTCTACCGGGGCAAGACCGGGGTGGCCCGGGTGGCCCTGGCCAGCGGGGCGAAGGTGTACCCGGTGGGCATGATCAACACCGAGCGGGCGAACCCGCCGAACACCTGGCGGGTGCTGCCGCACCGGATCGGGGTGCGCATCGGCGAGCCCCTGGACCCGGCGGACTACCGGGACCGCGGCGACGAGTACGCCTGCGCCCGGGCGCTCACCGACGATCTGATGCGCGCCCTGCAGAACCTCACCGGGCAGACCTACGTCGACGCCTACTCCGCCGAGGTGAAGGCGGCCCTGGCCGCGGGGGAGGGCTACCCGGCGGGCGCCGAGCCCGGCGGGGCCCTGGAGGCCGCCGCCCCGGCCGGGGCGCTGCGCTGGTGGCGCGGCCGGTAG
- a CDS encoding ROK family protein: MSPTRPAIGFDIGGTNLRAAVVDGSGRVLARARRATPGTEAALEDAIVDVVGELDAAAAVGGVGLAVAGFLDAGCRTVRFAPHLPWRDAAVADRLEARLGRPVTLEHDANSAAWGEYRFGAARGAGTWALFALGTGIGGALMHEGRLFRGAFGTAPEFGHLTVVDGGRRCPCGKRGCLERYCSGTALATTAAELAAAGGWAGPLAEEAAGGGLTGTAVMAAAAAGDPLGRAAVADFAGWLGRGLALVADVLDPELIVIGGGVAADHAMFLDRAREVYAREITGAGHRPLARVAPAVLDGDAGMIGVADLAAARVAA, translated from the coding sequence GTGAGCCCCACCCGACCCGCCATCGGCTTCGACATCGGCGGCACCAACCTGCGCGCCGCCGTCGTCGACGGCTCCGGCCGGGTGCTCGCCCGGGCCCGGCGGGCCACCCCCGGCACCGAGGCCGCCCTGGAGGACGCGATCGTCGACGTGGTCGGCGAACTCGACGCCGCGGCGGCGGTGGGGGGAGTGGGCCTGGCCGTGGCCGGGTTCCTCGACGCCGGCTGCCGCACCGTGCGCTTCGCCCCGCACCTGCCCTGGCGCGACGCCGCGGTCGCCGACCGGCTGGAGGCCCGGCTGGGCCGCCCGGTGACCCTGGAGCACGACGCCAACTCCGCGGCCTGGGGGGAGTACCGCTTCGGCGCCGCCCGCGGCGCCGGCACCTGGGCGCTGTTCGCCCTGGGCACCGGGATCGGCGGTGCCCTCATGCACGAGGGCCGGCTCTTCCGCGGCGCCTTCGGCACCGCCCCCGAATTCGGCCACCTCACCGTCGTCGACGGCGGCCGACGGTGCCCCTGCGGCAAACGCGGCTGCCTGGAGCGGTACTGCTCCGGCACCGCCCTGGCCACCACCGCCGCGGAACTCGCCGCCGCCGGGGGCTGGGCCGGGCCGCTGGCCGAGGAGGCCGCCGGTGGCGGGCTCACCGGCACCGCGGTGATGGCCGCGGCCGCCGCCGGGGACCCGCTCGGCCGCGCCGCGGTGGCCGATTTCGCCGGCTGGCTGGGCCGCGGCCTGGCCCTGGTCGCCGATGTGCTGGACCCGGAGCTCATCGTCATCGGCGGCGGGGTCGCCGCCGACCACGCCATGTTCCTGGACCGCGCCCGGGAGGTCTACGCCCGGGAGATCACCGGGGCCGGGCACCGGCCGCTGGCCCGGGTCGCCCCCGCGGTGCTCGACGGGGACGCGGGCATGATCGGGGTGGCCGATTTGGCCGCCGCGCGGGTGGCGGCCTGA
- a CDS encoding SRPBCC family protein: protein MSERTRAEIVIDATPEAILDVIGDVAAYPDWAAGTAAAEVTEAGAAPLRPRRAAFTVDAVLRDEFELEYDWEDSGVSWRLLRSQLLRSQTGSYRLSAEPAGGTRVAYELAVETAVPMLGMLRRKAERRIIDTALAGLRDRVRDLAG from the coding sequence ATGAGCGAGCGAACCCGGGCCGAGATCGTCATCGACGCCACCCCGGAGGCGATCCTGGACGTCATCGGCGACGTCGCCGCCTACCCCGACTGGGCCGCCGGCACCGCCGCCGCGGAGGTCACCGAGGCCGGCGCCGCCCCGCTGCGCCCCCGCCGGGCGGCGTTCACCGTGGACGCGGTGCTGCGCGACGAGTTCGAGCTGGAGTACGACTGGGAGGACTCCGGGGTGTCCTGGCGGCTGCTGCGCTCCCAGCTGCTGCGCAGCCAGACCGGCAGCTACCGGCTGAGCGCGGAGCCCGCCGGCGGCACCCGGGTGGCCTATGAGCTCGCCGTGGAGACCGCGGTGCCGATGCTGGGCATGCTGCGCCGCAAGGCCGAGCGCCGGATCATCGACACCGCCCTGGCCGGGCTGCGCGACCGGGTGCGGGACCTCGCCGGGTGA
- a CDS encoding glycosyltransferase family 4 protein codes for MGAPASPTDRPGDPAGCAHPRTLLITNDFPPRPGGIESYLRDFLGTLDPARVSVLASTRAPAAEIAAHDAAAPYRVHRLPDPVLLPLPHVARAAAAIIAAEDVETVWFGAAAPLGLLAPALRRAGARRVVATTHGHEVGWAMLPGARAALRRIGAAADAVTFISDYTRRRIAAAFGPAAAFERLPSGVDADFFRPDPAAGAAIRARHGIPADAPVVACVSRLVTRKGQDRLIDALPALARRHPGVRLLIVGTGPRAAALRRRARRRGVADRVTFTGAVPHPELPAHYNAADVFAMPARTRFGGLDVEGLGIVYLEAQACGIPVVAGDSGGAPETIVDGVTGHAVPGRDAAAVARAIGALLADPAAAAAMGRAGRAHVLRQWTWDRLGARLRAILDGPPARR; via the coding sequence ATGGGCGCCCCCGCCTCGCCCACAGACCGCCCCGGCGACCCCGCGGGGTGCGCGCACCCGCGCACCCTGCTCATCACCAACGACTTCCCGCCCCGGCCCGGCGGCATCGAGAGCTACCTGCGGGACTTCCTGGGCACCCTCGACCCCGCCCGGGTGAGCGTGCTCGCCTCCACCCGGGCCCCGGCCGCGGAGATCGCCGCCCACGACGCCGCCGCGCCCTACCGGGTGCACCGGCTGCCGGACCCGGTGCTGCTGCCGCTGCCGCACGTGGCCCGCGCCGCGGCGGCGATCATCGCCGCCGAGGACGTCGAGACGGTGTGGTTCGGCGCCGCCGCCCCGCTGGGCCTGCTCGCCCCGGCGCTGCGCCGGGCCGGGGCGCGCCGGGTGGTGGCCACCACGCACGGCCACGAGGTGGGCTGGGCGATGCTGCCCGGGGCGCGGGCGGCGCTGCGCCGGATCGGCGCCGCCGCGGACGCGGTGACCTTCATCTCCGACTACACCCGCCGCCGGATCGCCGCCGCCTTCGGGCCGGCCGCCGCCTTCGAGCGGCTGCCCTCCGGGGTGGACGCGGACTTCTTCCGGCCCGACCCGGCCGCGGGCGCGGCGATCCGCGCCCGGCACGGCATCCCCGCGGACGCCCCCGTGGTGGCCTGCGTCTCCCGGCTGGTCACCCGCAAGGGCCAGGACCGGCTCATCGACGCCCTGCCGGCGCTGGCCCGCCGGCACCCCGGGGTGCGGCTGCTCATCGTCGGCACCGGCCCGCGCGCTGCGGCGCTGCGGCGCCGGGCGCGGCGCCGGGGGGTGGCCGACCGGGTGACGTTCACCGGGGCGGTGCCCCACCCGGAGCTGCCCGCGCACTACAACGCCGCGGACGTGTTCGCGATGCCGGCGCGCACCCGCTTCGGCGGCCTCGACGTGGAGGGCCTGGGCATCGTCTACCTGGAGGCCCAGGCCTGCGGGATCCCGGTGGTCGCCGGGGACTCCGGCGGCGCCCCGGAGACCATCGTGGACGGGGTCACCGGGCATGCGGTGCCCGGCCGGGACGCCGCCGCCGTCGCCCGGGCTATCGGGGCGCTGCTGGCGGATCCGGCGGCCGCGGCGGCGATGGGCCGGGCCGGGCGGGCCCATGTGCTGCGGCAGTGGACCTGGGACCGGCTCGGCGCCCGGCTGCGGGCGATCCTCGACGGCCCGCCGGCCCGGCGGTAG
- a CDS encoding NlpC/P60 family protein, translating into MIRRPRTLLAAAAVAAALPLAAPASALAPAAAQELTAEAIIAELEELSREAEANSEAVTALDIEVEEQERLVAEQGERVTAATRAAETARDRAADTRARLAGYVRQRLRGATTDPVTAVLGAADAQDAIDRTAYLARLGREQDEVLAGAAERLRAAADAHARAASAAAEARFTLNQLEARRGELDAERAELDRRTGEVRDRVSALSPEQLAIWRAKNNPVTEGLADLLGSSAAVDAAMSKIGAPYSWGAAGPDAFDCSGLMYWAYAQIGKSIPRTSQAQLAGGTPVSRDQLQPGDIIGYYPGVTHVGMYVGNGQIVHASDYGIPVQVVSIDQGGPYQGAVRY; encoded by the coding sequence GTGATCCGCCGCCCGCGCACCCTGCTCGCCGCCGCCGCGGTGGCCGCCGCCCTGCCCCTGGCCGCCCCCGCCAGCGCCCTCGCCCCCGCCGCGGCCCAGGAGCTCACCGCCGAGGCCATCATCGCCGAGCTGGAGGAGCTCTCCCGCGAGGCCGAGGCCAATTCCGAGGCGGTCACCGCCCTGGACATCGAGGTCGAGGAGCAGGAGCGGCTCGTCGCCGAGCAGGGCGAGCGGGTGACCGCGGCCACCCGGGCCGCGGAAACCGCCCGGGACCGCGCCGCGGACACCCGCGCCCGGCTGGCCGGCTACGTCCGGCAGCGGCTGCGCGGGGCCACCACCGACCCGGTCACCGCGGTGCTCGGCGCCGCCGACGCCCAGGACGCCATCGACCGCACCGCCTACCTGGCCCGGCTCGGCCGGGAGCAGGACGAGGTGCTCGCCGGGGCCGCGGAGCGGCTGCGCGCCGCCGCGGACGCGCACGCCCGCGCCGCCTCCGCCGCCGCGGAGGCCCGGTTCACCCTCAACCAGCTGGAGGCGCGCCGCGGCGAACTCGACGCCGAGCGCGCCGAACTGGACCGGCGCACCGGCGAGGTCCGGGACCGGGTGTCCGCGCTCAGCCCCGAGCAGCTGGCCATTTGGCGCGCCAAGAACAACCCGGTCACCGAGGGCCTGGCGGACCTGCTGGGCTCCTCGGCGGCGGTGGACGCGGCGATGTCGAAGATCGGCGCCCCCTACTCCTGGGGCGCCGCCGGCCCGGACGCCTTCGACTGCTCCGGGCTGATGTACTGGGCCTACGCCCAGATCGGCAAATCCATCCCGCGCACCTCCCAGGCGCAGCTCGCCGGCGGCACCCCGGTGAGCCGGGACCAGCTGCAGCCCGGCGACATCATCGGCTACTACCCCGGGGTGACCCATGTGGGCATGTACGTCGGCAACGGCCAGATCGTGCACGCCTCCGACTACGGGATCCCGGTGCAGGTGGTCTCCATCGACCAGGGCGGGCCCTACCAGGGCGCGGTGCGCTACTAG
- a CDS encoding C40 family peptidase, with amino-acid sequence MGKHTRRSTLGRNAAIAGATIASVTALAVPAAGANPVQDIVDFGSSQVDLDDIAGIAGNLPVDVPSINSAPVPVAGAAAPVSQGQRIVSAARSKIGSPYVWGATGPDSFDCSGLTSWAYKQVGKAIPRTSQDQAANGIRVARNAIQPGDIIAFYSGATHVGIFSGGGNVIHAPNSGDVVKEAPMDYMPYHSAVRY; translated from the coding sequence ATGGGTAAGCACACCCGCCGTTCCACCCTCGGCCGCAACGCCGCCATCGCCGGGGCCACCATCGCCTCCGTCACCGCCCTGGCCGTCCCGGCCGCCGGCGCCAACCCGGTGCAGGACATCGTCGACTTCGGCAGCTCCCAGGTCGACCTCGACGACATCGCGGGCATCGCCGGCAACCTGCCGGTGGACGTGCCCTCCATCAACTCCGCCCCGGTCCCGGTGGCCGGCGCCGCCGCCCCGGTCTCCCAGGGCCAGCGCATCGTCTCCGCCGCCCGCTCCAAGATCGGCTCCCCCTACGTCTGGGGCGCGACCGGCCCGGACTCCTTCGACTGCTCCGGCCTGACCTCCTGGGCCTACAAGCAGGTCGGCAAGGCCATCCCGCGCACCTCCCAGGACCAGGCCGCCAACGGCATCCGGGTCGCCCGCAACGCCATCCAGCCCGGCGACATCATCGCCTTCTACTCCGGCGCCACCCACGTGGGCATCTTCTCCGGCGGCGGCAACGTGATCCACGCCCCGAACTCCGGTGACGTGGTCAAGGAGGCCCCCATGGACTACATGCCCTACCACTCCGCCGTCCGCTACTAG